The following are encoded together in the Flavobacterium haoranii genome:
- a CDS encoding GEVED domain-containing protein, whose product MMKKITLWLFALLTSWQINAQFGCSSAVVIADGYTASNITTPGNGGVEDWNDNPTGTSINANYWDDDVYLFQYTAGATDEFISMTINSVNSWNGIGIFTTCTGNTFSGELDAEGTTGANSTKTVSSVVTAGQTVYIAVGQWGTPNGLNFSVTNFSVISTTSAPDCTSIISPADGANNVSSGLITWSPVVGLVTGYKLNVGTSAGATDVLNGADVGNVTSYNIGTLTGSTTYYVTIIPYNANGDATGCTETSFSSCFINVAPWTYDVETAAATTNSTIADCWSSNPTGTTSAFRWNVDDNGGTPSGTTTGPSGANSGVKYFYTEASSGTTGAVAELYTPFVDLSALADPSLQFYYHMRGVNMGELHIDIFDGTTWTDDVLVITGEQQTAATDPWNLSVVSLSAYSGNTVQVRFRGVRGAGFEGDISLDDISFAEAPACFDPINLVASNVTSSSVDFQFDDASGGNQFDFWYVVQPAGTGTSGTLVENYYDPGFGFPMTITCTDVDNDCANTGLQPNTAYEIYVRADCSSNWVGPINFTTSCVAITALPHQEGFDDALMPSCWNTALITGTTNWAPDDTNDGVPSPRTGARFAGKSWSGDNDSALLISPPYNLSAYSTDQVRLNVWVYRSANGIAADRITFFANTSPNVTGATTLVEVPLAISQAPTVPSAGWYNYIVDLPMSFNTIGDFYIIARGVTTSSFSSYSVGFDDYSLELTPSSPPVCASNIVATPDASCGNYATVITWDATPNAEGYYLTIGTSSGNNDVIDNLDLGNVTTYNFTGNHNSTYYYTLVPYNGVGPATGCTEMSFTTSANGCYCISNPTSVDGQGITNVQIVTTDFANTVNSSPVYNDHTATVVDMAQGINNNVQISFDTGFGYDYNIVIWIDANDDFNLDASEIVYTGLAPNTPIITFDASFVVPNSVPLGQHRMRIIATDALQTPSNPCYSGTYGETADFTINVVAPSCTPPAFASTTVSHDCANGNFNVNVDVTDLGNGSPSISDGTTSWPVSATGVIAVGPFNYGTPVTLTLLHGSDNVCNVTIGTFNYAVCPPANDECVNAESLTVGAIFADNSVVGTNDGATASTGAPAPGCASYSGGDVWYSAVVPASGSLTFEMNSQSGGITDGAGAVYSGSCGALTLLDCDDYSSSDPNDMPLIEVTGRTPGEVLYFRVWEYGNNSFGEFLVSAYDASLSTNVFENNNFRAYPNPVKDVLTLEYSSDITSVTVFNMLGQQVITRSLNATSANIDMSQLNAGAYLVSVKMGDVEKTIKVVKQ is encoded by the coding sequence CAACTTGTACTGGTAATACCTTTTCTGGTGAATTGGATGCAGAAGGAACAACCGGTGCAAATTCTACAAAGACTGTTTCATCGGTTGTTACTGCAGGTCAAACAGTTTATATTGCAGTTGGTCAGTGGGGAACCCCAAATGGTTTGAATTTTAGCGTAACAAATTTTTCGGTTATTTCTACAACTTCTGCTCCTGACTGTACTTCAATAATTTCGCCTGCTGATGGTGCTAATAATGTGTCTTCAGGTTTAATTACATGGAGTCCAGTTGTTGGGCTTGTAACTGGATACAAATTAAATGTTGGAACAAGTGCAGGAGCAACAGATGTTTTAAATGGAGCAGATGTTGGAAATGTAACTTCATATAATATCGGTACTTTGACAGGAAGTACTACATACTATGTAACTATTATTCCATACAATGCAAATGGAGACGCTACAGGTTGTACCGAAACATCTTTTAGTTCTTGTTTCATTAACGTAGCTCCTTGGACATACGATGTAGAAACAGCAGCAGCTACTACGAATTCAACCATTGCTGATTGTTGGTCTTCAAATCCAACAGGTACAACGTCTGCTTTTAGATGGAATGTAGATGATAACGGGGGAACTCCTTCAGGGACTACTACTGGACCTTCAGGTGCAAATTCTGGAGTTAAATACTTTTATACAGAAGCCTCTAGTGGTACAACTGGAGCAGTTGCAGAATTGTATACACCTTTTGTTGACTTATCAGCTTTAGCAGATCCTTCATTACAATTTTACTATCACATGCGTGGTGTTAATATGGGAGAACTCCATATAGATATTTTTGATGGCACTACATGGACTGACGATGTGTTAGTAATTACTGGTGAGCAACAAACTGCTGCAACTGATCCTTGGAATTTAAGTGTAGTAAGTTTATCGGCATATTCTGGTAACACAGTTCAAGTAAGATTTAGAGGTGTTAGAGGAGCTGGATTTGAAGGAGATATTTCTTTGGATGATATTTCATTTGCAGAAGCCCCTGCTTGTTTCGATCCAATTAATTTAGTAGCATCAAATGTAACTTCATCGAGCGTAGATTTTCAATTTGATGATGCTTCAGGAGGTAATCAATTTGACTTTTGGTATGTTGTGCAACCAGCAGGTACGGGAACATCTGGAACTTTAGTAGAAAATTACTATGATCCTGGTTTTGGTTTCCCAATGACTATAACATGTACTGATGTTGATAATGATTGTGCAAATACAGGATTGCAACCTAACACGGCTTATGAAATCTATGTGAGAGCAGATTGTAGTTCAAATTGGGTAGGTCCAATTAACTTCACTACTTCTTGTGTTGCCATAACTGCATTACCTCATCAAGAAGGTTTTGACGATGCTTTAATGCCTTCTTGTTGGAATACAGCTTTAATAACTGGTACAACAAATTGGGCACCAGACGACACAAATGATGGAGTGCCTTCACCAAGAACTGGTGCTAGATTTGCTGGTAAATCTTGGTCGGGTGATAATGATAGCGCATTATTAATAAGTCCTCCATATAACTTAAGTGCATATTCTACAGATCAAGTTAGATTGAATGTATGGGTATATAGAAGCGCAAATGGGATAGCTGCAGATAGAATAACTTTTTTTGCTAATACTTCGCCTAATGTAACAGGAGCTACTACTTTAGTAGAGGTTCCATTAGCAATATCTCAAGCTCCAACTGTTCCATCTGCTGGATGGTACAATTATATTGTAGATTTACCAATGTCATTTAATACTATTGGTGATTTTTACATCATTGCAAGAGGGGTAACAACTTCTTCGTTTTCGTCTTATTCTGTTGGTTTCGACGATTATTCTTTAGAATTAACTCCTTCAAGTCCTCCAGTATGTGCTTCAAATATTGTGGCAACACCAGATGCTTCTTGTGGAAATTATGCGACTGTAATTACTTGGGATGCGACACCAAATGCAGAAGGATATTATTTAACTATTGGAACTTCTAGCGGGAACAACGATGTTATTGATAATCTAGATTTAGGTAATGTAACTACATATAATTTCACAGGAAATCATAATTCAACATATTATTATACATTAGTTCCTTATAATGGGGTTGGTCCTGCAACTGGTTGTACTGAAATGTCATTTACAACTTCAGCTAATGGTTGTTATTGTATTTCTAATCCAACTTCTGTGGATGGTCAAGGAATTACTAATGTTCAAATTGTTACAACTGATTTTGCTAATACTGTTAATAGTTCTCCAGTTTACAATGATCATACTGCAACAGTAGTGGACATGGCACAAGGAATTAATAATAATGTTCAAATTTCTTTTGATACAGGATTTGGATATGATTATAATATTGTAATTTGGATAGATGCAAATGATGATTTTAATTTAGATGCATCTGAAATTGTTTATACTGGACTAGCACCAAATACACCAATCATAACATTTGATGCTTCATTTGTGGTACCTAATTCGGTACCGCTTGGTCAACATAGAATGAGAATTATTGCTACAGATGCATTACAAACTCCTTCTAATCCTTGTTATTCTGGAACGTATGGAGAAACAGCTGATTTTACTATTAATGTTGTCGCACCATCTTGTACACCTCCTGCTTTTGCAAGTACTACAGTATCTCATGATTGTGCAAATGGTAACTTTAATGTAAATGTAGATGTAACAGATTTAGGAAATGGAAGTCCTTCTATTTCTGATGGTACTACTTCTTGGCCAGTTTCAGCAACAGGTGTTATTGCGGTTGGTCCATTTAATTACGGAACTCCTGTAACTCTAACATTACTTCACGGTTCAGATAACGTTTGTAATGTTACGATTGGTACATTTAATTATGCAGTTTGCCCACCAGCAAATGATGAATGTGTGAACGCAGAAAGTTTAACAGTAGGGGCAATCTTTGCTGATAATTCGGTAGTAGGTACAAATGATGGAGCAACTGCTTCTACTGGAGCTCCTGCACCTGGATGTGCAAGTTATTCAGGAGGAGATGTTTGGTATTCTGCTGTTGTTCCAGCTTCTGGAAGCTTAACATTTGAAATGAATTCTCAATCTGGAGGTATTACTGACGGAGCTGGGGCGGTATATTCAGGTTCTTGTGGAGCATTAACATTATTAGATTGTGATGACTATTCAAGTTCAGATCCAAATGATATGCCTTTAATTGAGGTAACAGGACGTACACCAGGCGAAGTTCTTTATTTTAGAGTTTGGGAATATGGTAATAATTCATTCGGAGAGTTTTTAGTTTCTGCATATGATGCGTCTTTAAGCACAAATGTTTTTGAAAACAATAACTTTAGAGCTTATCCTAACCCAGTTAAAGATGTTTTAACATTGGAATATTCTTCAGATATTACATCTGTAACAGTTTTTAATATGTTAGGTCAACAAGTTATTACAAGAAGTTTAAATGCTACCTCAGCGAATATTGATATGTCTCAATTAAATGCAGGTGCTTATTTAGTATCTGTAAAAATGGGAGATGTTGAAAAAACTATCAAAGTTGTAAAACAATAG
- a CDS encoding sensor histidine kinase, whose protein sequence is MNKKRFRLLVILMSLSLIGIILVQIYWINTSLKNNDEQFKYHVQQVIGNVAEKINNKELKKFIAQVTHLKDSTGKVPEENVLKQILFLEQDSNTNETIIYTNTLIAENYNANGSFFDKNLDSVNVGNLVANRKTEIYNGNSVDNNSLEYNPKPDVTIQKSGKIPSIDKAYFESVYKDILSLRPIQQRINSEELKKLLKQELDRYGVKTPFEYGIYSNGLATKVRSDRFKYDKRLTYGIPIFQDSDGLTQYQLLVTFPQKSKFLFSSILGISALSLLFTLIIVVTYWSALNQLLKQKQISEIKTDFINNMTHEFKTPIATINLALDAIKNPKVIEDKEKVQRYLQMIKDENKRMHAQVENVLRISKLEKNELDIMKEPADVLEVLENAIEHVGLIIEDRQGSITTHFNAPRTTILLNEVHFTNVLVNILDNAIKYSPEAPIIDVFTENIKDFIVIKIQDQGSGMSKVAQKRVFEKFYREHTGDVHNVKGHGLGLAYVKQIVEDHNGEIFVESEKGKGSTFILKMPLIN, encoded by the coding sequence ATGAATAAAAAAAGATTCCGATTATTAGTTATTTTAATGAGCTTGTCTCTAATTGGAATTATATTAGTTCAGATATATTGGATTAATACGTCATTAAAAAATAATGATGAACAATTCAAATATCATGTTCAGCAAGTTATTGGTAATGTAGCCGAGAAAATTAACAATAAAGAATTAAAAAAGTTTATTGCTCAGGTTACGCATTTAAAAGATAGTACCGGTAAAGTTCCAGAAGAAAACGTATTAAAACAAATTCTCTTTTTAGAACAAGACAGTAATACAAACGAGACTATTATTTATACAAATACCTTAATTGCTGAAAATTACAATGCTAATGGTTCGTTCTTTGATAAGAATTTAGACTCTGTAAATGTTGGTAATTTAGTTGCTAATAGAAAAACAGAAATCTATAACGGAAATTCAGTAGATAATAATAGTCTAGAATACAATCCAAAGCCTGATGTTACCATTCAAAAGTCGGGAAAAATTCCAAGTATTGATAAAGCTTATTTCGAATCGGTTTATAAAGATATTTTATCGTTACGACCTATTCAACAAAGAATTAATAGTGAAGAATTAAAAAAACTATTAAAGCAAGAGCTTGATCGATATGGAGTTAAAACTCCTTTTGAATATGGTATTTACAGCAACGGATTGGCTACAAAAGTTAGATCAGATCGTTTTAAATATGATAAAAGATTAACTTACGGAATTCCTATTTTTCAAGATAGCGATGGCTTAACGCAATATCAATTATTGGTTACTTTTCCACAAAAGAGTAAGTTTTTGTTTTCATCAATTTTAGGAATATCAGCATTATCACTATTATTTACATTAATCATTGTAGTAACTTACTGGAGTGCACTAAACCAGTTATTGAAACAAAAACAAATTTCTGAAATTAAAACAGATTTTATCAATAACATGACGCACGAGTTTAAAACACCTATTGCTACTATAAATTTAGCTTTAGATGCTATTAAAAATCCTAAAGTTATAGAAGATAAAGAAAAAGTACAACGTTATCTTCAAATGATAAAAGATGAAAATAAAAGAATGCACGCTCAGGTTGAAAATGTATTGAGAATATCGAAACTCGAAAAAAACGAATTAGATATTATGAAAGAGCCAGCCGATGTTTTAGAAGTTCTTGAGAATGCTATAGAACATGTAGGTTTAATTATTGAGGACAGACAAGGTTCAATAACGACTCATTTTAATGCACCGAGAACTACAATCTTGTTAAACGAAGTGCATTTTACTAATGTATTGGTAAACATACTTGATAATGCTATTAAATATTCGCCTGAAGCTCCAATTATAGATGTATTTACAGAGAATATCAAAGATTTTATAGTAATAAAAATACAAGATCAAGGCTCGGGAATGAGTAAAGTTGCTCAAAAAAGAGTATTTGAGAAATTTTATAGAGAACATACAGGTGATGTTCATAATGTTAAAGGTCACGGATTAGGATTGGCTTATGTAAAGCAAATTGTAGAGGACCATAACGGAGAAATATTTGTTGAAAGTGAAAAAGGTAAAGGAAGTACATTTATATTGAAAATGCCTTTAATAAATTAA
- a CDS encoding response regulator transcription factor, whose product MEARRILLVEDDPNFGAILKDYLVMNDFDVTLAKNGMEGFEKFKKDSYDLCILDVMMPYKDGYTLAREIREKNQEVPIIFLTAKTMKEDVLKGYKVGADDYLNKPFDSEVLLMKIKAIMQRKASEVKPDNSKFEFIIGKFHLNSKLRFLSYGTEEPVKLSPKECELLKMLALHENDLMPRELALTKIWRDDNYFTSRSMDVYIAKLRKYLKRDENVEILNIHGEGFRLVVKK is encoded by the coding sequence ATGGAAGCTAGAAGAATATTATTGGTAGAAGACGATCCAAATTTTGGAGCCATTTTAAAAGATTATTTAGTAATGAATGACTTTGATGTTACATTGGCTAAAAATGGAATGGAAGGCTTCGAAAAATTTAAAAAGGATAGTTACGATTTATGTATACTAGACGTCATGATGCCTTATAAAGATGGTTATACTTTAGCTCGTGAAATTCGTGAAAAAAATCAGGAAGTGCCTATTATTTTCTTAACTGCTAAAACAATGAAAGAAGATGTTTTAAAAGGTTATAAAGTTGGTGCCGACGATTATTTAAATAAACCATTCGATTCAGAAGTGCTTTTAATGAAAATTAAAGCAATCATGCAAAGAAAGGCTTCAGAAGTTAAACCTGATAATTCTAAATTTGAATTTATTATTGGTAAATTCCATTTAAATTCAAAATTACGTTTCCTTTCATACGGTACTGAAGAACCAGTTAAACTTTCTCCAAAAGAATGTGAACTTTTAAAAATGTTAGCATTGCATGAAAATGATTTAATGCCAAGAGAATTAGCGTTAACAAAGATTTGGAGAGATGATAATTATTTTACTTCTCGTAGTATGGACGTTTACATTGCAAAACTGAGAAAGTATCTTAAACGAGACGAAAACGTAGAAATCTTAAACATTCATGGTGAAGGTTTCCGTTTAGTTGTAAAAAAATAA
- the miaA gene encoding tRNA (adenosine(37)-N6)-dimethylallyltransferase MiaA, whose translation MMNNYLITIIGPTAIGKTALSIKLSQHFNCEIISCDSRQFFKEMKIGTAVPNEEELATAKHHFIQNKSIFEHYTVGDFEVEALQKLDELFKTNNVQIIVGGSGLYVDAVLKGFDEFPDIDASVRDEINSKYDELGIEYLQSALKDLDLEYYQKLETENPQTLVNPQRMKRFVEVCLGTQKPYSSFIGKRKNERNFVPIIIGLQADREIMYDRINQRVDIMMKEELLEEVKALYPYKNLNALQTVGYREIFDYLDEKTTLDFAVEQIKMNTRRFAKRQITWFKRTENTNWFDYKTDTNDIIHLINSKIHNS comes from the coding sequence ATGATGAATAACTACTTAATTACCATAATTGGTCCAACAGCCATTGGAAAAACAGCTTTAAGCATAAAATTGTCACAACATTTCAATTGTGAAATTATTTCGTGCGATAGTCGCCAATTTTTTAAAGAAATGAAAATTGGAACTGCAGTTCCGAATGAAGAAGAATTAGCGACTGCCAAACATCATTTTATACAAAACAAATCCATTTTTGAACATTATACTGTTGGTGATTTTGAAGTTGAAGCTTTACAAAAATTAGATGAATTATTTAAAACCAATAACGTGCAAATTATTGTGGGCGGAAGTGGTTTATATGTTGATGCTGTTTTAAAAGGTTTTGATGAATTTCCTGATATTGATGCTTCGGTTAGAGATGAAATCAATTCAAAATATGACGAACTTGGAATTGAATATTTACAATCGGCTTTAAAAGACTTAGATTTAGAATATTATCAAAAATTAGAAACCGAAAATCCCCAAACATTAGTCAATCCGCAACGTATGAAACGATTTGTAGAAGTTTGTTTGGGAACGCAAAAACCTTATTCTTCATTTATTGGAAAACGAAAAAACGAAAGAAACTTTGTTCCAATAATTATTGGATTACAAGCCGATAGAGAAATTATGTATGATAGAATTAACCAACGTGTTGATATTATGATGAAGGAAGAACTTTTAGAAGAAGTTAAAGCATTATATCCTTACAAAAACTTAAATGCCTTACAAACTGTTGGTTATCGAGAAATTTTTGATTATTTAGATGAAAAAACTACACTAGATTTTGCTGTCGAACAAATTAAAATGAATACACGCCGATTTGCAAAACGCCAAATTACTTGGTTTAAAAGAACCGAAAACACCAATTGGTTCGATTATAAAACTGATACAAATGATATTATACATTTAATAAATTCAAAAATTCATAATTCATAA
- a CDS encoding acyl-[acyl-carrier-protein] thioesterase, whose amino-acid sequence MPIYPEFTSKFEQKHEINFLHCYPNGYLKYTDLCNLLQLTAGKHAELGGISFKDMMPHNQTWVLSRMLVEIKKLPKWNDTVVVKTWINSLENSRSIRCLEMYLNDEKIVGCETLWAIFNTKTRRPDALAVAHEHFEKFPIKATESSVDKVNLQNINKTIFEREVHLSDLDVVNHVNNVKYLEWCLNLINPKDVLNQKISSFEMNFLKELSLNDKATIKQFENSFSISKEDKVCFALQLNYK is encoded by the coding sequence ATGCCTATTTATCCAGAATTTACTTCAAAATTTGAACAAAAACACGAAATCAATTTTTTACATTGTTATCCAAACGGTTATTTAAAATATACCGATTTGTGTAATTTATTACAGCTAACTGCTGGAAAACACGCCGAATTAGGTGGAATTAGTTTTAAAGACATGATGCCACATAATCAAACTTGGGTTTTGAGTAGAATGTTGGTTGAAATAAAAAAGCTTCCAAAATGGAATGATACAGTTGTTGTAAAAACCTGGATTAATTCGTTAGAGAATTCTCGTTCAATAAGATGTTTGGAAATGTATTTGAATGATGAGAAAATTGTGGGTTGCGAAACTTTGTGGGCAATTTTTAATACCAAAACTAGAAGACCAGATGCTCTTGCTGTTGCTCATGAACATTTTGAAAAATTTCCCATTAAAGCAACTGAAAGCAGTGTTGATAAAGTGAATCTACAAAACATTAATAAAACCATCTTTGAAAGAGAAGTTCATCTTTCTGATTTAGATGTTGTTAATCATGTAAATAACGTAAAATATTTAGAATGGTGTTTGAATTTAATTAATCCAAAAGATGTTCTGAATCAAAAAATTAGCTCTTTCGAAATGAACTTTTTAAAGGAACTTTCTCTTAACGATAAAGCTACTATAAAACAATTTGAAAACAGCTTTTCAATTTCTAAAGAAGATAAAGTTTGTTTTGCTTTACAATTGAACTACAAATAA
- a CDS encoding ion transporter: MITKKSKWESLQQKINIIIYGTNTPAGRLFDLVLLGVILLSVILVMLETVQSLDAKYHNQIIILEWVITFFFSVEYILRIVSLKKPWKYIFSFYGIIDLIAVLPMYLSLFLTGTSVLTIVRAFRLIRLFKILNHPQFTGQSIHLIDALIASRGRIFVFIYFVLISTVFIGSMMYVIEGPENGFTSIPTSIYWTIVTLTTVGYGDISPGTPLGQFLASFVMILGYGIIAVPTGIITSEIALNSKKEEQKPKQHPCSNCGVEGHQNNASYCYNCGSELNDE; the protein is encoded by the coding sequence ATGATCACTAAAAAGTCAAAATGGGAATCGCTCCAGCAAAAAATTAATATCATTATTTATGGTACCAATACTCCAGCTGGAAGACTTTTTGATTTAGTTTTACTTGGTGTAATTCTACTAAGTGTAATTTTGGTAATGCTAGAAACTGTTCAAAGTCTTGATGCAAAATATCACAACCAAATTATAATTCTAGAATGGGTAATAACTTTTTTCTTTTCTGTTGAATATATCTTAAGAATTGTATCGCTAAAGAAACCTTGGAAATACATTTTTAGTTTTTACGGAATTATCGATTTAATTGCCGTTTTACCTATGTATTTATCACTCTTCTTAACAGGGACAAGTGTTCTTACAATTGTTAGAGCTTTTAGATTAATTCGCTTGTTTAAAATATTAAATCATCCTCAATTTACTGGACAATCTATACATTTAATTGACGCATTAATTGCAAGTAGAGGTAGAATCTTTGTTTTTATATATTTTGTACTAATAAGTACTGTTTTTATTGGTTCTATGATGTATGTTATTGAAGGACCTGAGAACGGATTTACAAGTATACCCACAAGTATTTATTGGACCATTGTAACCTTAACTACTGTTGGGTATGGGGATATTTCTCCAGGAACACCTTTAGGACAATTTTTAGCTTCTTTTGTAATGATTTTAGGTTACGGAATAATTGCCGTTCCTACCGGAATTATAACTTCTGAAATTGCTTTAAACAGTAAAAAAGAGGAACAAAAACCAAAACAACATCCATGTTCTAATTGTGGTGTAGAAGGTCATCAAAACAATGCGAGTTATTGTTATAATTGCGGAAGTGAATTAAATGATGAATAA
- a CDS encoding glycosyltransferase, with protein sequence MYYSLIIPVYNRPDEIDELLASLLNQDYKKDFEIVIIEDGSSISCASIIKKYTDKLSISYYYKSNSGPGDSRNYGMRIAKGNYFIVLDSDCILPNNYLSSIDDNLRNKFVDCFGGPDKALDSFSDIQKAINFSMTSFLTTGGVRGGSEKVGKFQPRSFNMGISKEAFLKSGGFGNIHPGEDPDLSIRLWNLGFETALFKDSYVYHKRRIDWNKFHTQVSKFGKARPILNSWYPSYSKITFWFPSLFLFGFIFSLVIAFKFPYLFYCYVLYFVLLGILSLIQNRSFKIAFYSIVATVIQFYGYGMGFFKSYVKIFILKKAPREAFPELFFDVK encoded by the coding sequence ATGTATTATTCTTTAATTATTCCTGTTTATAATAGACCAGATGAAATTGATGAACTTTTAGCTAGTTTATTAAATCAAGATTATAAAAAGGATTTTGAAATAGTAATTATTGAAGATGGTTCCAGTATTTCCTGTGCATCCATAATAAAAAAATATACTGATAAATTATCAATTTCTTATTATTATAAATCCAATTCGGGACCAGGAGATTCTAGAAATTACGGAATGCGAATTGCTAAAGGTAATTATTTTATAGTTTTAGATTCCGATTGTATTTTACCTAACAATTATTTATCATCTATTGATGATAATTTAAGGAATAAGTTTGTAGATTGTTTTGGTGGACCAGATAAGGCTCTAGATTCATTTTCTGATATTCAAAAAGCAATTAATTTTTCAATGACCTCTTTTTTAACAACAGGTGGAGTTAGAGGAGGAAGTGAAAAAGTTGGAAAGTTTCAGCCAAGAAGTTTTAACATGGGAATTTCTAAAGAAGCTTTCTTAAAATCTGGCGGGTTTGGAAATATTCATCCTGGTGAAGATCCTGATTTATCTATCCGACTTTGGAACTTAGGTTTTGAAACCGCTTTATTTAAAGATTCTTATGTGTATCATAAAAGACGAATTGATTGGAACAAATTTCACACGCAAGTGAGTAAATTTGGAAAAGCACGACCAATTCTAAATTCGTGGTATCCATCATATTCAAAAATTACCTTTTGGTTTCCTAGTTTGTTTCTTTTCGGATTCATTTTTTCTTTAGTTATAGCTTTTAAATTTCCTTATTTATTTTATTGTTACGTGCTTTATTTCGTATTATTAGGCATCTTGTCGTTAATACAAAATAGAAGTTTCAAAATTGCGTTCTATAGTATTGTAGCCACTGTGATACAGTTTTATGGTTACGGGATGGGTTTTTTTAAATCGTACGTAAAGATTTTTATTTTGAAAAAAGCACCTAGAGAAGCTTTTCCTGAACTTTTTTTTGATGTAAAATGA
- the coaE gene encoding dephospho-CoA kinase (Dephospho-CoA kinase (CoaE) performs the final step in coenzyme A biosynthesis.), translated as MTKIIGLTGGIGSGKSTVAKYLISKEIPVYIADDEARKLMQSKAVINAIVKVFGPEVLAYDGLLDRKALANIVFNDKEKLALLNGIVHPKVKKHFEAWIEKNKTHPFVVKEVAILFETQGHLQCDKTILVTAPLDVRIERTMKRDDVTKEEVLLRIKNQLPDEEKVKLADYVIQNINLEDTYNQIDELLKDLYKM; from the coding sequence ATGACTAAAATAATTGGACTTACTGGCGGAATTGGAAGTGGAAAATCTACTGTAGCAAAGTATTTAATTTCTAAAGAAATTCCTGTTTATATAGCTGATGATGAAGCTCGAAAATTAATGCAATCAAAAGCAGTTATAAATGCTATTGTTAAAGTGTTTGGTCCCGAAGTTTTAGCTTATGATGGTTTGCTTGATAGAAAAGCATTAGCAAATATTGTTTTTAATGATAAAGAAAAATTAGCACTTTTAAATGGTATTGTTCACCCAAAAGTTAAAAAGCATTTTGAAGCTTGGATAGAAAAAAATAAAACTCATCCATTTGTAGTTAAAGAAGTTGCAATTTTGTTTGAAACCCAAGGACATTTACAATGTGATAAAACTATTTTAGTTACAGCTCCACTTGATGTAAGAATTGAACGAACGATGAAAAGAGATGATGTAACAAAAGAGGAGGTTTTACTACGAATAAAAAACCAACTTCCCGATGAAGAAAAGGTAAAATTAGCTGATTATGTAATTCAGAATATTAATTTAGAAGATACTTATAATCAAATAGATGAGTTGTTAAAAGATTTATATAAAATGTAA